In one window of Plectropomus leopardus isolate mb unplaced genomic scaffold, YSFRI_Pleo_2.0 unplaced_scaffold15573, whole genome shotgun sequence DNA:
- the LOC121964419 gene encoding murinoglobulin-1-like: MVIINIKLLSGYILDKSSLTLLKSDRSVKRVDVEEGYINIYLDGLKKDETKIHSVTLEEDQPVRNLKPAVVKVYDYYQTSDEAVTEYTSPCAESK, translated from the exons atggtcatcatcaacatcaagcTGCTGTCTGGATACATTCTGGATAAAAGCTCGCTGACGCTG CTGAAAAGCGACCGTTCAGTGAAGCGAGTGGACGTGGAGGAAGGATACATCAACATCTACTTAGACGGG CTGAAGAAGGATGAGACGAAGATCCACAGTGTGACACTAGAGGAGGATCAGCCCGTCAGGAACCTGAAACCAGCTGTGGTCAAAGTCTACGATTATTACCAGACAA GCGACGAGGCGGTCACTGAGTACACCTCCCCCTGTGCAGAGAGTAAGTAG